From the genome of Acidobacteriota bacterium, one region includes:
- a CDS encoding IS630 family transposase — DAHAGTTWAPRGRTPIVSTTGARFGLNLISAVNGQGLFRFMGVRGRVNAGVFIQFLKRLLVKAERMIFLIVDGHPTHKAKKVQKFVASESKRLRLYFLPPYSPELNPDEYVWNDLKNNGIGRKIILEPNQMRRDVLAHMRSLQRSPNLIKSFFQSPTTAYAA, encoded by the coding sequence CGGATGCCCATGCGGGGACGACATGGGCGCCGCGCGGCCGGACGCCGATCGTATCGACGACGGGCGCCCGTTTTGGCCTGAACTTGATTTCGGCGGTGAATGGCCAGGGCTTGTTTCGGTTCATGGGAGTCCGGGGCCGGGTCAATGCCGGCGTCTTCATTCAGTTCCTGAAGCGCTTGCTGGTAAAGGCGGAGCGGATGATTTTCTTGATCGTTGACGGACATCCGACGCATAAGGCGAAGAAAGTTCAGAAGTTCGTCGCCTCGGAGTCGAAACGACTGAGATTGTATTTCCTTCCTCCGTATTCGCCGGAACTGAATCCGGATGAATATGTGTGGAACGACCTTAAAAACAACGGAATTGGTCGGAAGATCATCCTCGAGCCGAACCAGATGAGGAGAGATGTTCTGGCTCATATGCGGTCTCTTCAAAGATCACCAAATCTAATCAAATCGTTTTTCCAATCTCCAACGACAGCCTACGCAGCATGA
- a CDS encoding 6-bladed beta-propeller translates to MFVSSKEPLYGDLKYELREDLRIGSESDPQQLFHTVLDVDADASGNIYVVDARNIRIQIFNSSGQYVRTVGRKGQGPGEFEYPFFIRLDEEAGRMLVIDRWVTLKIFDLNGRFHNSFVVGVMKKIFPCRNGHFLAILQTASEDYLAYTQALCRIDSSGSIISKIAEHPFSLFVERLSSGATYGQTTHYELGLRLAKMANETFVFGHSGAYELTLIEGDGKVVHRFRKEEPSPRFTAEERRRLKAPGEKKPYFFELLTDSLDRIYVQRNMAYGRIMVEIREKEVDVFDRTGRFLYRTRLPANTRAIRDGLLYCWELNEEEGMEYVKRYRILNWDRIVRAN, encoded by the coding sequence GTGTTCGTCTCATCGAAAGAGCCTCTTTATGGCGATCTGAAGTATGAATTGAGAGAAGACCTGCGGATAGGATCCGAATCCGACCCGCAGCAACTTTTCCATACCGTGCTTGATGTCGACGCCGATGCATCAGGCAACATTTACGTCGTCGACGCGAGAAACATCAGGATCCAGATTTTCAATTCCTCGGGGCAATACGTCCGGACAGTCGGAAGAAAAGGACAGGGTCCCGGGGAGTTCGAGTACCCATTTTTTATCCGGCTGGACGAGGAGGCCGGCCGCATGCTGGTCATTGACCGATGGGTCACTTTGAAGATCTTCGACCTGAATGGACGTTTCCATAACTCCTTCGTGGTCGGAGTTATGAAAAAGATATTCCCCTGCCGAAACGGTCATTTTCTTGCGATCCTCCAGACGGCATCCGAGGACTATTTGGCCTACACTCAAGCTCTTTGTCGGATCGATTCCAGCGGATCGATCATCTCCAAAATCGCCGAGCACCCATTCTCTCTTTTTGTTGAAAGGCTTAGTAGCGGCGCGACCTATGGCCAGACTACACATTACGAGCTCGGCCTGAGGCTGGCAAAAATGGCGAACGAGACTTTTGTGTTCGGCCATTCCGGGGCATATGAGCTGACTCTCATCGAGGGCGATGGGAAGGTCGTCCACCGCTTCCGCAAGGAGGAACCTTCGCCGCGTTTCACGGCCGAGGAACGGCGGAGGCTTAAAGCGCCCGGGGAAAAGAAACCGTATTTCTTTGAGCTTCTAACGGATTCCCTCGACCGGATCTATGTCCAGCGCAACATGGCCTACGGCAGGATCATGGTCGAGATCAGGGAAAAGGAGGTCGACGTTTTTGACCGGACGGGTCGGTTCCTGTACAGGACACGACTCCCGGCCAACACCCGGGCTATCCGCGACGGCCTCCTCTACTGTTGGGAATTGAATGAAGAGGAAGGAATGGAGTACGTCAAGCGGTACCGGATCCTCAACTGGGACAGGATTGTCCGAGCGAACTAG
- a CDS encoding DUF6290 family protein has translation MIAVRLPAEIEKRLNALAAATGRTKTYYVREAVVEYLDDLEDIYLAEKRLGRYYAGKSGASSLDDLERELGLAD, from the coding sequence ATGATTGCTGTCAGACTTCCGGCGGAAATCGAAAAAAGGCTGAATGCTTTGGCCGCGGCCACCGGCCGGACCAAAACCTATTATGTCCGCGAGGCCGTCGTGGAATACCTGGACGACCTGGAAGATATCTATCTGGCTGAAAAACGACTGGGCCGCTATTACGCGGGCAAAAGCGGGGCATCTTCGCTGGACGATTTGGAGCGCGAGCTTGGCCTGGCGGATTGA
- a CDS encoding type II toxin-antitoxin system RelE/ParE family toxin: MAWRIEVETGAKKDIAGLDRPVAKRVLSFLREKLGTREDPRSLGQALHGKTYGEFWKYRVGDIRIIARIEDAELLILVVRVGHRKNVYK, from the coding sequence TTGGCCTGGCGGATTGAAGTCGAGACCGGAGCGAAAAAAGATATTGCCGGTCTTGATCGACCCGTGGCCAAGCGGGTCCTTTCCTTCTTAAGAGAAAAGCTGGGAACACGCGAGGATCCGCGTTCGCTCGGCCAGGCCCTTCACGGCAAGACATACGGCGAATTCTGGAAATACCGCGTCGGCGATATCCGCATCATCGCCCGCATTGAGGATGCGGAACTCCTCATTCTCGTTGTTCGTGTGGGCCACCGAAAAAACGTCTATAAATAG